From a single Rutidosis leptorrhynchoides isolate AG116_Rl617_1_P2 chromosome 5, CSIRO_AGI_Rlap_v1, whole genome shotgun sequence genomic region:
- the LOC139850537 gene encoding cytochrome P450 76T24-like, translating into MELQILVFSSIILIPFFLYCFDLYRLRRMPPGPTGLPIIGNLLDIGPKPHESLAKLSKKHGPLMTIRLGSITSVVASTPEAAREILQHNDTSCSGRVVPDAVTALSIHDAAVIWISTNDVWKKIRKALGMYLTHKQKLDSLRDLRLNVVDCMIEFLRGSEKKKEYVDIGKLAFAVALNMMSSTCLSQNVASYDSDDIGGFKTAVKKVMEVDGKFNIADIFPVLKPLDPQNIRREAKVAYDWLDKVITGFVKERLNQRELKRPRFGDMLDSLLDYSQDNEAEFKLKHIRALLMDLFIGGTETSSNTTEWAMTELLLNPNMFLKVREEVCTAVGEDGKIQEAKILELPYLQAVIKETMRLHLAVPLLIPHRVEAHEVKLGDYHVPKNTQILINAWAISRDPKYWDKPLMFKPERFLGSEVDYKGQHFEFIPFGAGRRICPGLPLAQRVVSLMVASFVYHFDWKLPHDKEEMDMNDVFGLTLLRATPLLATPISIE; encoded by the exons ATGGAGCTTCAAATTCTAGTTTTCTCCTCCATCATTTTAATCCCCTTCTTCCTCTATTGTTTCGACCTTTATCGTTTAAGGAGAATGCCACCGGGCCCTACCGGCCTCCCCATCATCGGAAACTTACTTGACATCGGTCCAAAACCACACGAGTCCTTAGCCAAGCTCTCTAAGAAACACGGTCCACTTATGACCATCCGGTTAGGCAGCATCACAAGTGTGGTAGCATCCACCCCCGAAGCTGCACGTGAAATTCTTCAACATAATGACACGTCATGTTCTGGTCGTGTGGTCCCGGATGCTGTCACAGCTTTGAGCATTCATGATGCGGCAGTTATATGGATTTCAACAAATGATGTTTGGAAGAAGATTAGAAAAGCTTTGGGTATGTACCTCACTCACAAACAAAAACTTGATAGCCTACGTGATCTTCGACTAAACGTAGTCGATTGTATGATCGAGTTCCTTAGAGGGTCTGAAAAGAAAAAGGAGTACGTGGATATCGGAAAGTTGGCGTTTGCGGTGGCGCTTAACATGATGTCGAGCACGTGCCTTTCACAAAATGTGGCTAGTTACGATTCGGATGATATCGGGGGGTTTAAGACGGCTGTGAAGAAGGTGATGGAGGTGGATGGGAAGTTTAACATAGCGGATATTTTTCCCGTGTTGAAACCGTTGGACCCACAGAACATACGGCGTGAAGCAAAGGTGGCTTATGATTGGCTCGATAAGGTGATTACGGGTTTCGTAAAGGAGAGATTAAATCAACGAGAGTTAAAACGTCCGAGATTTGGTGATATGTTGGATTCATTGTTGGACTACAGTCAAGATAATGAAGCTGAATTCAAACTCAAGCACATCAGGGCTTTACTTATG GATCTTTTTATAGGCGGGACAGAAACGAGTTCAAACACAACAGAATGGGCAATGACCGAACTGTTGTTGAACCCTAATATGTTTTTGAAAGTCCGAGAAGAAGTTTGCACGGCAGTTGGGGAAGATGGGAAAATACAAGAAGCGAAGATCCTAGAATTGCCGTATCTGCAAGCCGTAATCAAAGAGACGATGCGGCTTCATTTAGCTGTGCCTCTACTAATACCTCACAGAGTTGAGGCTCATGAGGTTAAACTTGGTGACTATCATGTCCCAAAAAACACACAAATCTTGATAAATGCATGGGCTATATCACGGGACCCTAAATATTGGGATAAACCGTTGATGTTCAAGCCGGAGAGGTTTTTAGGAAGTGAGGTTGACTACAAAGGTCAACATTTTGAGTTTATACCTTTTGGAGCGGGTCGAAGGATATGTCCTGGATTACCGTTGGCTCAGAGGGTGGTGAGTTTAATGGTGGCTTCGTTTGTGTATCATTTTGACTGGAAGCTTCCTCATGATAAAGAAGAAATGGATATGAATGATGTTTTTGGCCTTACGTTGCTTAGGGCAACACCTCTGTTGGCAACTCCTATATCTATCGAATAA